The following proteins are encoded in a genomic region of Gemmatimonadota bacterium:
- a CDS encoding gliding-motility protein MglA — translation MSMINYASREINCKLVYYGPGLGGKTTNIECVYSKVNPETRGKLISLATEQERTLFFDFLPVDLGEIRGFKTRFHLYTVPGQVYYNASRRLILKGVDGVVFVADSQAERLTANLASMQNLYDNLAEYGYDAEQLPLVVQYNKQDLPNRLPVEEMRAQLNPSGLPDFEAIATQGVGVFDTLKAVSKLVLKTLG, via the coding sequence ATGTCCATGATCAACTACGCCAGCCGTGAGATCAACTGCAAGCTCGTGTACTACGGCCCAGGGCTGGGCGGCAAGACCACGAACATCGAGTGTGTTTACAGCAAGGTCAATCCGGAGACGCGGGGCAAGCTGATCTCCCTGGCCACGGAGCAGGAGCGCACCCTGTTTTTTGACTTCCTGCCCGTGGACCTGGGGGAGATCCGCGGGTTCAAGACACGCTTCCATCTGTACACGGTGCCGGGGCAGGTCTACTACAACGCGAGCCGGCGCCTGATCCTGAAGGGTGTGGACGGTGTGGTTTTCGTGGCGGATTCGCAGGCGGAGCGGCTGACCGCGAACCTGGCGTCCATGCAGAACCTGTACGACAACCTGGCCGAGTACGGGTATGACGCGGAGCAGCTTCCGCTGGTCGTGCAGTACAACAAGCAGGACCTGCCGAACCGGCTGCCGGTCGAGGAGATGCGGGCACAGCTCAACCCCTCGGGGTTGCCCGACTTCGAAGCGATCGCTACGCAGGGCGTCGGCGTATTCGACACGCTCAAAGCCGTGAGCAAGCTCGTCCTGAAAACTCTGGGCTGA